The following coding sequences are from one Shewanella violacea DSS12 window:
- a CDS encoding tyrosine-type recombinase/integrase: MNKRLVPLPKRTLQALRYYWKPHHHPRYLFPGKDGKPDSLIDKGGIQKALKRVIAECNIHKSISPHNLRHSYATHLLEQGLDLRSVQSLLGHNSLNTTARYTRLTQITRKNTVEAINQLADCLVLKWECGA; the protein is encoded by the coding sequence GTGAATAAAAGATTGGTTCCTCTGCCAAAACGTACCTTGCAGGCTTTACGTTATTACTGGAAACCCCATCACCATCCTCGTTATCTGTTTCCTGGAAAAGATGGCAAGCCTGACTCATTGATAGACAAAGGCGGCATTCAAAAAGCGCTAAAGCGGGTGATTGCCGAGTGCAATATTCACAAATCTATCAGCCCTCACAACCTGCGTCATAGCTATGCCACACATCTGCTCGAACAAGGATTAGACTTGCGTTCGGTACAGAGTTTGCTTGGCCATAACAGCCTTAACACTACCGCTCGTTACACCAGACTGACCCAAATTACTCGTAAAAACACCGTCGAAGCGATTAACCAACTTGCAGATTGCTTGGTGTTGAAATGGGAGTGTGGCGCATGA
- a CDS encoding S1 family peptidase — MAFEDKKTDIQKLYAQYAGAVAYVTVEDDEQNEGIGSAFHIGDGIFVTAKHVIDNKKILEVATTKRIELTQETIDEEKEPEIIIIEPKVHNIIEGPFVNENEDISVFKVDLENDFFPSVQLGSHTSHEITDSQFVLANVLVIGYPPIPFTNTPNQVVASGQVNAVIDVRHSDYVHFVLSTMARGGFSGGVVLSESGFALGLVTESLGTGESLVETGYMSILSIDSAIELAVKHFDFNLQKYGIYRDQDSLIEVKMVNESLGRLNSRLFNACVYVYDDDRDVFMEFICDDQELLHPAYEIFNSVTPIHIDESMSKDNLLFTQPSDNPPATLLVTAAEAVRDFFMKSDYHELSTKRNSWQIRDKA; from the coding sequence ATGGCATTCGAAGATAAGAAAACAGATATACAAAAGCTTTATGCACAATATGCGGGAGCTGTTGCATACGTAACGGTCGAAGATGATGAACAGAATGAAGGTATTGGTTCTGCATTTCATATAGGTGATGGAATATTCGTAACAGCCAAGCATGTTATTGATAATAAAAAAATTCTTGAAGTTGCTACCACCAAAAGAATTGAATTAACCCAAGAAACTATTGATGAAGAAAAAGAGCCTGAGATCATAATTATTGAACCTAAAGTTCATAATATTATAGAAGGACCCTTTGTAAATGAGAATGAAGATATTTCAGTTTTCAAGGTTGATTTAGAGAACGACTTTTTTCCTAGTGTACAACTTGGTTCACATACATCACACGAAATTACAGACAGTCAGTTTGTTTTAGCTAATGTTTTAGTAATTGGTTATCCACCGATCCCTTTTACAAACACACCAAATCAGGTAGTTGCCAGTGGACAAGTTAACGCTGTTATTGATGTAAGGCATTCTGACTATGTACATTTTGTTCTTTCAACAATGGCGCGTGGTGGCTTTAGTGGAGGAGTCGTACTATCTGAGTCAGGGTTTGCATTAGGTCTTGTTACAGAAAGCTTGGGAACTGGCGAGTCTTTGGTTGAAACTGGATACATGAGCATATTATCCATTGACTCAGCTATTGAATTAGCAGTTAAACATTTCGATTTTAATCTACAAAAATACGGAATCTACAGAGACCAAGACTCTTTGATTGAAGTTAAAATGGTAAATGAATCATTGGGGCGCTTGAACTCACGACTTTTTAATGCATGTGTATATGTATACGATGATGATAGAGATGTCTTTATGGAATTTATATGTGACGATCAGGAGCTACTTCACCCTGCTTACGAAATATTTAATTCGGTCACACCAATACATATAGATGAATCAATGTCTAAAGATAACCTTTTGTTTACTCAGCCATCTGACAATCCACCTGCAACGTTATTGGTAACCGCTGCTGAAGCGGTGCGTGACTTTTTTATGAAATCCGACTATCACGAGCTATCAACAAAAAGAAATTCTTGGCAAATTCGAGACAAAGCCTAA
- the pfaD gene encoding eicosapentaenoate synthase subunit PfaD: protein MNPITTNEKLSPWPWSVTDANLSFDVNTMERHLKDFSRGCYVVNHSEKGVGIAQDAALASEQGANSNAHPVSAFAPALGTESLGDSNFRRVHGVKYAYYAGAMANGISSEELVIALGKAGILCSFGAAGLIPSRVEAAINRIQAALPNGPYMFNLIHSPSEPALERGSVELFIKYKVRTVEASAFLGLTPQIVYYRAAGLSRDSHGNIVIANKVIAKVSRTEVAEKFMMPAPTKMLQKLVDDGSITPEQMELAQLVPMSDDITAEADSGGHTDNRPLVTLLPTILALKEEIQAKYQYNTPLRVGCGGGVGTPDAALATFNMGAAYIVTGSVNQACVEAGASEHTRKLLANTEMADVAMAPAADMFEMGVKLQVVKRGTLFPMRANKLYELYTRYDSIEAIPKDEREKLEKQVFRSSLDEIWAGTVAHFNERDPKQIERAEGNPKRKMALIFRWYLGLSSRWSNSGEVGREMDYQIWAGPALGAFNQWAKGSYLDNYQDRNAVDIAKHLMYGAAYLNRVNNLTSQGVKLPTQLLRWKPTQRMA from the coding sequence ATGAATCCTATTACAACCAATGAAAAGCTTTCTCCTTGGCCTTGGTCGGTTACCGATGCCAACCTCAGTTTCGATGTCAATACCATGGAGCGACACCTGAAAGATTTCAGCCGTGGCTGTTATGTGGTTAACCACAGTGAGAAAGGTGTCGGTATCGCACAAGATGCGGCCTTAGCCTCAGAGCAAGGCGCAAATAGCAATGCACACCCAGTTAGCGCATTTGCACCAGCTTTAGGCACAGAAAGCTTAGGTGACAGTAACTTCCGCCGCGTACACGGAGTGAAATACGCTTACTATGCTGGCGCTATGGCCAACGGCATCTCATCTGAAGAGCTCGTCATTGCCTTGGGCAAAGCTGGTATCTTATGTTCATTTGGTGCAGCGGGTCTTATTCCAAGCCGCGTAGAAGCCGCTATTAATCGTATCCAGGCCGCCCTACCGAACGGCCCTTACATGTTTAATCTTATTCATAGCCCAAGTGAGCCAGCACTAGAGCGTGGCAGTGTCGAGCTATTTATCAAGTATAAGGTTCGTACCGTTGAAGCCTCAGCATTCTTGGGGCTAACACCTCAAATCGTCTACTACCGCGCAGCAGGCCTTAGCCGTGATAGCCATGGCAATATCGTTATCGCCAATAAGGTTATCGCGAAAGTCAGCCGCACTGAAGTCGCTGAGAAGTTCATGATGCCAGCCCCGACCAAGATGCTACAAAAATTGGTCGATGACGGCTCTATCACCCCAGAGCAGATGGAGCTAGCACAACTGGTTCCTATGAGCGATGACATCACAGCCGAAGCAGACTCAGGTGGACATACTGATAACCGTCCATTAGTGACACTCCTGCCGACAATTCTGGCATTGAAAGAAGAGATCCAAGCCAAGTACCAATACAACACGCCTCTTCGCGTCGGTTGTGGCGGCGGTGTAGGAACACCAGATGCGGCTCTCGCTACCTTCAACATGGGCGCAGCCTATATCGTTACAGGCTCAGTAAACCAAGCCTGTGTCGAAGCCGGTGCCAGTGAACACACTCGCAAGCTGCTGGCGAACACTGAAATGGCAGATGTAGCCATGGCACCCGCTGCCGATATGTTCGAAATGGGCGTCAAGCTACAAGTAGTTAAGCGTGGCACGCTTTTCCCTATGCGAGCCAACAAGCTCTACGAACTCTACACCCGTTATGACTCTATCGAGGCCATTCCGAAAGATGAGCGTGAGAAGTTAGAGAAGCAAGTGTTCCGTTCATCTCTTGATGAGATCTGGGCTGGCACAGTGGCACATTTTAATGAACGAGACCCTAAGCAGATCGAGCGCGCCGAGGGCAATCCTAAGCGTAAAATGGCACTCATCTTCCGCTGGTACTTGGGGCTTTCTAGCCGCTGGTCAAACTCAGGCGAAGTCGGCCGTGAGATGGATTATCAAATCTGGGCAGGTCCAGCACTTGGCGCCTTTAACCAGTGGGCTAAAGGCAGCTACTTAGATAACTACCAGGACCGTAATGCGGTCGATATAGCCAAACACCTGATGTATGGCGCAGCTTACCTTAACCGAGTAAACAACCTGACTTCACAAGGGGTTAAGTTACCGACTCAGTTACTACGCTGGAAGCCAACTCAGAGAATGGCTTAA
- a CDS encoding hotdog fold thioesterase translates to MSLQGKPSSKQRKIAIVGLATLYPDAKSPQEFWQNLLDKRDSRSILTNEKLGANTQDYQGVQGQSDRFYCNKGGYIENFSFDATGYKLSSESLTGLDNSFLWALDTSRKALLDAGITLNSTSLARTGIIMGALSFPTTRSNDLFLPIYHSAVEKALQDKLGNNGFKLNPTNAHTDRARSETVIDNANGAIAHNTSKIVADALGLGGAQLSLDAACASSVYSLKLACDYLTAGKADVMLAGAVSGADPFFINMGFSIFHAYPDHGFSVPFDSDSKGLFAGEGAGVMVLKRLDDAERDGDKIYAVVSGVGLSNDGKGQFVLSPNPKGQVKAFERAYAASDIEPKDIEVIECHATGTPLGDKIELTSMETFFEDKLAGTNAPLIGSAKSNLAHLLTAAGMPGIMKMIFAMKEGALPPSINISDAIESPKGLFGTKTLPNQVQPWPVKSGNKLRHAGVSVFGFGGCNAHLLLESYSFQQAASGISAPIAAEPEAMKIIGLASHFGPLSSINKLSDAIASDTNGFISLPKQRWKGLEKHPEILAEFGLSAAPKGAYIDSFELDFLRFKLPPNEDDRLISQQLMLMKVTDEAIRDAKLKPGQKVAVLVAMETELELHQFRGRVNLHTQLQESLTAIGVTLSDDEYLALEAITMDSVLDAAKLNQYTSFIGNIMASRIASLWDFDGPAFTISAAEQSVSRCIDVAQNMMASEALDAVVIASVDLSGSFEQVILKNSVEPVSFDPVTNTGWNVGEGAGALVLVPDTANSNDSTAYDQTYGQISALAFGKANQSNLVTDKLLTQAGADINTIKVVETNIAPGSSPATSVASLSAFPNAIGTSADNRLGHCFAAAGMAGLLHGLLSLSKQSNTGSALVININEDQQSQLLLSQTANENSALKSRLSSELKSDAKHQLLKQVTLGGRDIYQHIVDTPLASLPSIQSKLAQAKVSSVVKLHKSLITRSSQTRVQTASAQVQLQAAPVSPTPVLGTPMKTKTINTTLVNTQALTTPSTPIDVSQGDLAAFQHNQQLTQQAHQAFLKSRSVGMKVADALLKQQLAQASGQPVTAPLMQVQQPISALAPLVEELKPDHANVAPYIAPTPELKPCIWNYADLVEYAEGNIAKVFGSDYAIIDGYSRRVRLPTTDYLLVSRVTKLDATMNKYKPCSMTTEYDIPLDAPYLVDGQIPWAVAVESGQCDLMLISYLGIDFENKGERVYRLLDCTLTFLGDLPRGGDTLRYDIKINNYARNGDTLLFFFSYECFVGDTMVLKMDGGCAGFFTDEELADGKGVIHTEDEIKARNLAFSNRGRQTFNPLLDCPKTSFSYGDIHKLLNADIAACFGPSHAGASQPSLCFASEKFLMIEQISKVDRTGGSWGLGLIEGHKQLEPNHWYFPCHFQGDEVMAGSLMAEGCGQLLQFYMLHLGMHTQTKNGRFQPLADASQQVRCRGQVLPQSGVLTYRMEITEIGFSPRPYAKANIDIILNGKTVVDFKNLGVMIKEEDECVRYPELISATTLTTTPASGNTAKMVRPNAPLMAQIPDLTKAPNKGVIPIQHVEAPVTPDYPNRVPDTVPFTPYHMFEFATGNIENCFGPEFSIYRGMIPPRTPCGDLQVTTRVIEVNGKRGEFKKPSSCIAEYEVPSDAWYFDKNSHEASMPYSILMEISLQPNGFISGYMGTTLGFPGLELFFRNLDGNGKMLRNVDLRGKTIRNDSRLLSTVMAGTNIIQSFSFELSTDGVPFYEGKAVFGYFKGDALKDQLGLDNGKVTQPWHVAKGIAADYTVNLLDKSSRHFNAPEGQPHYRLAGGQLNFIDKVEIVDNGGTQGLGYLFAERTIDPSDWFFQFHFHQDPVMPGSLGVEAIIETMQTYAITKDLGAGFKNPKFGQILSDIKWKYRGQINPLNKQMSMDVSITSIKDVDGKKIITGDASLSKDGLRIYQVFDIAICIEEA, encoded by the coding sequence ATGTCTTTACAGGGCAAACCTTCAAGCAAGCAGAGAAAAATCGCCATAGTGGGTCTAGCCACCCTCTACCCCGATGCCAAGAGTCCACAGGAATTTTGGCAAAACTTGCTCGATAAGCGAGACTCTCGCAGCATATTAACCAATGAGAAGCTTGGCGCTAACACCCAAGATTATCAGGGTGTTCAAGGGCAATCAGACCGCTTCTATTGTAACAAGGGCGGCTATATTGAGAACTTCAGCTTCGATGCCACAGGTTATAAACTATCAAGCGAGAGTCTGACAGGCCTAGATAACAGCTTCCTTTGGGCGCTAGATACCAGCCGAAAAGCACTCTTGGATGCTGGGATAACCTTAAACAGTACCTCTTTAGCACGTACGGGTATCATCATGGGCGCCTTGTCATTCCCGACAACCCGCTCCAATGATCTGTTTTTGCCTATCTATCACAGTGCCGTTGAAAAGGCATTGCAAGATAAGCTAGGCAACAATGGCTTTAAGCTAAACCCAACCAATGCCCATACTGATAGAGCCCGCAGCGAAACCGTCATCGATAATGCCAATGGTGCTATCGCTCACAACACTTCAAAAATTGTTGCCGATGCCTTAGGTTTAGGCGGTGCGCAACTCAGCCTAGATGCGGCATGTGCCAGCTCAGTCTATTCTTTAAAACTCGCCTGTGATTATCTCACCGCGGGCAAAGCCGATGTGATGTTAGCCGGCGCTGTTTCTGGCGCCGATCCTTTCTTCATCAACATGGGCTTCTCCATCTTCCATGCCTACCCGGACCATGGCTTTTCAGTTCCCTTCGACAGTGACAGCAAAGGCTTGTTCGCCGGTGAAGGTGCTGGCGTCATGGTGCTCAAACGTTTAGATGATGCCGAGCGTGATGGTGATAAAATTTATGCCGTCGTCAGTGGCGTCGGCTTGTCCAACGACGGTAAAGGCCAGTTTGTACTCAGCCCTAACCCTAAGGGACAAGTTAAAGCCTTTGAGCGTGCCTATGCAGCCAGTGATATCGAGCCTAAAGATATCGAAGTGATCGAGTGTCACGCCACAGGCACACCACTGGGTGACAAGATTGAGCTCACGTCCATGGAGACCTTCTTCGAAGACAAGCTTGCTGGCACCAACGCGCCGCTAATTGGCTCGGCTAAGTCTAACTTGGCCCACCTGCTCACCGCCGCTGGCATGCCTGGGATCATGAAGATGATCTTCGCCATGAAAGAGGGCGCATTGCCACCGAGTATCAATATCAGCGATGCCATCGAATCACCTAAGGGTCTATTTGGCACCAAGACTTTACCTAACCAGGTGCAGCCTTGGCCGGTAAAATCAGGCAACAAACTGCGCCATGCTGGCGTATCTGTATTCGGTTTCGGTGGCTGTAATGCTCACCTGTTGCTGGAATCCTACTCATTTCAACAAGCAGCTTCAGGGATATCGGCTCCAATAGCAGCAGAACCTGAAGCGATGAAGATTATTGGTCTGGCTTCTCATTTCGGCCCACTGAGCAGTATTAATAAGCTCAGTGATGCAATTGCATCAGATACTAATGGTTTTATTTCTCTGCCGAAGCAGCGTTGGAAAGGCCTAGAGAAGCATCCAGAGATACTGGCAGAATTTGGTCTTAGTGCAGCGCCTAAGGGAGCCTATATCGACAGCTTCGAACTAGACTTTCTGCGCTTCAAACTGCCGCCAAACGAAGATGACCGTTTGATCTCACAACAGCTTATGCTGATGAAAGTGACCGATGAAGCAATCCGTGATGCCAAGCTAAAGCCGGGACAAAAAGTCGCCGTGTTAGTTGCCATGGAAACCGAGCTTGAACTGCACCAGTTCCGCGGCCGGGTAAACTTACACACTCAGCTGCAAGAGAGCCTAACAGCCATAGGTGTCACCCTTAGTGATGATGAATACTTAGCTCTTGAAGCTATCACCATGGATAGTGTGCTCGATGCGGCTAAGCTCAATCAGTACACCAGCTTTATCGGCAATATCATGGCCTCGCGTATCGCCTCACTTTGGGACTTCGATGGTCCGGCGTTTACCATCTCAGCCGCAGAGCAATCTGTCAGCCGCTGTATCGATGTGGCGCAAAATATGATGGCCAGTGAAGCACTAGATGCTGTGGTCATCGCCTCAGTGGACCTTTCCGGTAGTTTCGAGCAGGTGATACTGAAAAACAGTGTCGAACCAGTCTCCTTTGATCCGGTCACAAACACCGGCTGGAATGTGGGTGAAGGTGCCGGTGCACTGGTACTTGTCCCTGATACAGCTAACAGCAATGACAGCACTGCTTATGATCAAACTTATGGCCAGATTAGTGCCCTCGCCTTTGGCAAAGCAAACCAATCGAATCTTGTCACCGATAAGTTACTGACCCAAGCCGGCGCAGATATCAACACGATTAAGGTCGTTGAAACCAATATAGCACCAGGAAGTTCACCAGCAACATCTGTCGCTTCGCTAAGTGCATTTCCTAATGCCATTGGCACCAGCGCTGATAATCGCCTTGGACACTGCTTCGCCGCGGCGGGAATGGCAGGTCTGCTCCATGGCCTACTAAGCCTGTCCAAACAGAGCAATACTGGTAGCGCACTGGTAATAAACATCAATGAAGATCAACAATCTCAATTGCTACTGAGCCAAACGGCGAATGAAAATAGTGCGCTTAAATCACGCCTAAGCTCTGAGCTCAAGTCTGATGCCAAGCATCAACTGCTCAAGCAAGTGACCTTAGGTGGCCGCGATATCTATCAGCATATCGTCGATACACCACTAGCAAGCTTACCTTCGATTCAAAGTAAACTTGCCCAGGCCAAGGTTTCATCTGTGGTTAAGCTGCACAAATCATTGATAACGCGCTCCTCTCAAACAAGAGTGCAAACAGCATCCGCACAAGTTCAGTTACAAGCAGCGCCTGTGAGCCCTACTCCAGTATTAGGTACCCCTATGAAAACTAAAACGATTAACACTACCTTAGTTAACACTCAGGCACTAACAACGCCAAGTACACCAATTGATGTATCCCAAGGCGACTTAGCTGCATTCCAACATAACCAGCAGCTCACGCAGCAAGCTCATCAGGCTTTTTTAAAGAGCCGTTCTGTTGGCATGAAAGTGGCCGACGCATTACTCAAGCAGCAGCTTGCTCAGGCATCAGGTCAGCCAGTGACGGCGCCTTTGATGCAAGTTCAACAGCCGATATCTGCTTTAGCCCCTCTAGTTGAAGAACTAAAGCCGGATCACGCTAACGTAGCGCCATATATAGCGCCGACGCCTGAACTTAAGCCATGTATCTGGAACTATGCCGACTTGGTTGAATACGCCGAGGGTAATATCGCCAAGGTATTTGGTTCAGATTACGCCATCATAGACGGCTACTCCCGTCGTGTGCGCCTACCAACCACAGATTATCTGCTGGTATCTAGGGTGACTAAACTCGACGCGACCATGAATAAGTATAAGCCTTGCTCTATGACCACAGAGTATGACATTCCGCTTGATGCACCTTACTTAGTAGATGGTCAGATCCCTTGGGCCGTAGCGGTAGAATCAGGTCAGTGTGACTTGATGCTGATTAGCTATCTAGGTATCGATTTTGAGAACAAGGGCGAGCGTGTTTATCGTCTGCTAGATTGTACCCTCACCTTCCTGGGCGACTTGCCTCGTGGCGGCGACACCCTAAGATATGACATTAAGATCAATAACTATGCCCGTAACGGCGATACCTTGTTGTTCTTCTTCTCTTATGAGTGTTTCGTTGGCGATACCATGGTCCTTAAGATGGATGGTGGTTGTGCAGGCTTCTTCACCGATGAAGAGCTGGCCGACGGTAAGGGCGTGATTCACACCGAAGATGAAATAAAGGCTCGTAATCTAGCATTCTCTAACAGGGGAAGGCAGACCTTTAACCCATTGCTAGATTGCCCTAAAACCAGCTTCAGCTATGGCGATATCCACAAGCTACTCAATGCAGATATTGCCGCTTGTTTCGGACCTAGCCATGCAGGCGCATCTCAACCATCGCTTTGCTTCGCGTCAGAAAAATTCCTGATGATCGAACAGATCAGCAAGGTCGACCGCACTGGTGGCAGCTGGGGCCTAGGTCTTATCGAAGGCCATAAGCAACTAGAACCGAATCATTGGTACTTCCCGTGTCACTTCCAAGGTGACGAAGTGATGGCAGGTTCTCTAATGGCCGAAGGTTGTGGTCAATTATTGCAGTTCTACATGCTGCATCTTGGCATGCACACTCAAACCAAGAATGGCCGTTTCCAGCCACTGGCAGATGCCTCACAGCAGGTACGTTGTCGCGGTCAGGTATTGCCTCAATCTGGTGTGCTTACTTATCGTATGGAAATAACCGAAATCGGTTTCAGCCCTCGCCCTTACGCTAAAGCCAATATCGATATCATACTCAATGGTAAGACAGTGGTGGACTTCAAGAACCTAGGAGTCATGATTAAGGAAGAAGATGAGTGTGTTCGTTACCCTGAGCTGATTAGTGCAACGACATTAACTACCACACCAGCTTCTGGCAACACAGCTAAGATGGTTCGTCCTAACGCCCCCTTAATGGCGCAAATTCCGGATCTGACTAAGGCTCCTAACAAGGGCGTTATCCCTATTCAGCACGTCGAGGCACCTGTCACTCCAGATTATCCTAACCGTGTACCTGATACTGTGCCGTTTACCCCTTATCACATGTTTGAATTTGCTACCGGTAACATAGAAAACTGTTTCGGCCCCGAGTTCTCCATCTATCGCGGCATGATCCCACCACGCACGCCTTGTGGCGATCTGCAGGTGACGACTCGCGTGATTGAAGTTAATGGTAAGCGCGGCGAATTTAAGAAGCCTTCATCCTGTATCGCCGAATACGAAGTCCCAAGTGATGCCTGGTATTTTGATAAGAACAGCCATGAAGCCAGCATGCCGTACTCGATATTGATGGAAATATCTTTGCAGCCAAATGGTTTTATCTCGGGCTACATGGGCACCACACTTGGCTTCCCAGGCTTAGAGCTTTTCTTCCGTAACTTAGACGGTAACGGCAAGATGCTAAGAAATGTCGACCTACGCGGTAAGACAATTCGTAACGACTCTCGTCTGCTGTCTACCGTTATGGCTGGCACTAACATCATCCAGAGCTTCAGCTTCGAGCTGAGCACAGATGGCGTACCTTTCTACGAAGGTAAGGCGGTATTTGGTTACTTCAAGGGCGATGCCCTAAAAGACCAGCTTGGACTGGACAATGGCAAGGTTACTCAGCCCTGGCATGTCGCTAAAGGCATAGCGGCTGATTATACCGTCAACCTACTCGACAAGAGCAGCCGTCACTTTAATGCCCCAGAAGGTCAGCCACACTACCGCTTAGCCGGTGGACAGCTGAACTTTATCGACAAGGTTGAAATAGTCGATAATGGCGGCACTCAAGGTCTTGGTTATCTCTTTGCTGAGCGCACTATCGACCCGAGTGACTGGTTCTTCCAGTTCCACTTCCATCAAGATCCGGTTATGCCAGGTTCTCTTGGTGTTGAAGCCATCATAGAAACCATGCAGACTTACGCCATCACTAAAGATTTGGGCGCAGGATTTAAAAATCCTAAGTTTGGTCAGATTTTATCAGACATCAAGTGGAAGTATCGTGGACAGATCAACCCACTGAACAAGCAGATGTCTATGGATGTCAGCATTACCTCGATTAAAGATGTCGATGGTAAGAAAATCATCACAGGTGACGCAAGCCTGAGTAAAGATGGTCTGCGTATTTACCAAGTGTTTGATATCGCCATCTGTATAGAAGAAGCCTAA